One Defluviitoga tunisiensis genomic window carries:
- a CDS encoding glycosyltransferase family 2 protein has translation MKGVDILLENIETIISVVLVCKNEENTIEKCLNSLINQSRMPDEILVVDGMSTDETQNIVRTFIKTHSNIKLIINDKVFTPHGLNLGIKKSKGNIIMIAGGHTIFDQSYLKQSIDFLLNNDDAYAVGGVSLAQPLDQKSVLQKSIAYSYSSSFGTASKHRYLHDYPIEVDTVAYACYRKEVFEKIGYFDERLLRNQDIEFNYRMRKNGLKIFLLPVINIYYVPTNYKKFLKKNFSNGYWNILTLRYTPHGLSLRHFVPFFFVTYLIILILLLIISRNNALKIVFSLPLIFYLILDSYFSLNYSIRERKISLFFCSMVSFLLLHLSYGIGTLWSLVRNAFVFNK, from the coding sequence ATGAAAGGTGTAGATATTTTGTTAGAGAATATTGAAACTATTATTAGTGTAGTTCTAGTATGTAAAAATGAAGAAAATACAATTGAAAAATGTTTAAACTCTTTGATTAATCAATCTAGGATGCCAGATGAAATACTTGTAGTAGATGGTATGTCTACAGATGAAACTCAGAATATTGTTAGAACATTTATTAAAACTCATTCAAATATTAAATTAATAATCAACGATAAAGTTTTTACCCCTCATGGACTTAATTTAGGGATTAAAAAAAGTAAAGGGAATATTATAATGATTGCAGGTGGTCACACTATCTTTGATCAGTCTTATCTTAAGCAATCGATCGATTTTTTACTTAATAACGACGATGCATATGCGGTTGGAGGAGTGTCCTTAGCACAGCCTCTTGATCAAAAAAGTGTACTTCAAAAATCTATAGCATATTCTTATTCTTCTTCTTTTGGGACTGCCTCCAAACACAGATATTTACATGATTATCCTATAGAAGTAGATACAGTTGCATATGCATGCTATAGAAAAGAGGTTTTTGAAAAAATAGGATACTTTGATGAAAGATTATTGAGAAATCAGGATATTGAATTTAATTACCGTATGAGAAAAAACGGTTTGAAAATTTTTCTTTTGCCAGTAATAAATATTTATTACGTGCCTACTAATTATAAGAAATTTTTAAAGAAAAATTTTTCCAACGGTTACTGGAACATTCTAACTTTACGTTACACTCCTCATGGTTTATCTTTGAGACATTTTGTACCATTTTTCTTTGTTACATATTTAATAATATTAATATTACTTCTAATTATAAGTAGAAATAATGCTTTAAAAATAGTTTTTTCATTACCACTTATATTTTATTTAATTTTAGATAGCTATTTTTCATTAAATTATTCGATAAGGGAAAGAAAAATTTCATTATTTTTTTGTAGTATGGTATCTTTTTTATTGTTACATCTGTCTTATGGAATTGGAACCTTATGGAGTCTAGTAAGAAATGCTTTTGTGTTTAATAAGTAA
- a CDS encoding folate family ECF transporter S component produces MPARKSYKLILNSLFIVLSMILTRVLSIRIPIGNVEVIRFGFGTIPVYLSSYLFGPLSGMLVGSFEDLLGYWINPVGPFLPQFTLTKALYGLLPGLVFKYGFKKKINYWSLAFSCVAGEIVGITLTPFFIHQAFGVPYVVLMPPRIGGFVALFFLNPLIIQLILTRVPQLNRLIKENSDG; encoded by the coding sequence ATGCCAGCAAGAAAATCCTATAAGTTAATATTAAATTCTTTATTTATAGTTCTTTCAATGATTTTAACTAGAGTATTATCAATAAGGATTCCTATAGGAAATGTCGAGGTTATTAGATTTGGTTTTGGTACTATTCCAGTTTATCTATCATCGTATTTATTTGGACCTTTAAGTGGAATGTTGGTAGGTTCTTTTGAAGATTTATTGGGATATTGGATAAATCCGGTAGGACCCTTTTTACCGCAATTTACCTTGACGAAAGCTTTGTATGGTTTGTTACCAGGTCTTGTATTTAAATATGGATTTAAGAAAAAGATTAATTACTGGAGTTTAGCTTTCTCCTGTGTAGCAGGAGAAATAGTTGGAATCACTTTAACTCCATTTTTTATACATCAGGCATTTGGAGTTCCATATGTTGTTCTTATGCCACCAAGAATAGGAGGCTTCGTAGCCTTATTTTTTCTAAATCCTTTAATCATACAATTGATACTAACCCGTGTTCCGCAATTAAACAGACTAATTAAGGAGAATTCAGATGGGTAA
- a CDS encoding ATP-binding protein: MQSTKKLYNVVINYNYCKRCGICSWICPVKAIVEGEFDIPQISDPLKCTGCLQCERMCPDFAIDVRLVE; this comes from the coding sequence GTGCAATCCACAAAGAAATTGTATAATGTAGTAATAAACTATAATTACTGCAAGAGATGTGGAATTTGTTCTTGGATTTGTCCTGTTAAAGCTATAGTTGAAGGAGAATTTGATATTCCTCAAATTTCTGATCCTCTTAAATGTACAGGATGTCTTCAGTGTGAAAGGATGTGTCCGGATTTTGCAATTGATGTTAGATTAGTGGAATAG
- a CDS encoding asparagine synthetase A translates to MELVKKEGRKVDSVELVEKYLKDESYKDALIIQSGIIGLSRQFLHNEGFVEYLPVIVSTITDPLNRDVFEAQIDYYGHKYYITKSMIVQKQVGILVHDKIFSFSPNLRLEREEKAQSGRHLIDFVQLDLEVKNAKREDIMSLMEDLIIFVINNLLQDHSELIKKYHPGLSVPKKPFNRISVKEAKKRFGDDYEKIISEKSTEPVWLIDMPIEEREFYDKQNPLEPDTLLDFDLIYPEGFGEGISGGEREYEYDQIVKRIKLKGNNLDSYEDYLKIARKGYLRPSAGCGIGIERFTRYIMGLEHVEKTRLFAKVPGQFSI, encoded by the coding sequence ATGGAGTTAGTAAAAAAAGAGGGAAGAAAGGTTGATTCTGTAGAATTAGTGGAAAAATATTTAAAAGATGAATCTTATAAAGATGCTTTAATTATTCAGTCAGGTATTATCGGCCTATCAAGACAATTTCTTCACAATGAAGGATTTGTAGAGTATTTACCAGTAATTGTATCTACAATTACTGATCCTTTAAATAGAGATGTTTTTGAAGCACAGATAGATTATTATGGTCACAAATATTATATTACTAAATCCATGATAGTTCAAAAACAGGTAGGTATTTTAGTACATGACAAAATATTTTCATTCTCTCCTAATTTGAGACTAGAAAGAGAAGAGAAGGCACAATCTGGTAGACATTTGATTGATTTTGTTCAGCTGGATTTAGAAGTGAAAAATGCTAAAAGAGAAGATATTATGAGTTTAATGGAAGATTTAATAATATTTGTAATCAATAATTTGCTTCAAGACCATTCTGAATTGATAAAAAAGTATCATCCTGGACTCAGTGTTCCAAAAAAGCCTTTTAATAGGATTTCTGTCAAAGAAGCGAAAAAAAGGTTTGGTGATGACTATGAAAAAATTATTTCTGAAAAGTCAACAGAGCCTGTTTGGTTAATTGATATGCCTATAGAAGAAAGAGAATTTTATGATAAACAAAATCCTTTGGAACCAGACACTCTTTTAGATTTTGATTTGATTTATCCTGAAGGATTTGGTGAGGGGATATCTGGTGGAGAACGTGAATATGAGTATGATCAAATTGTTAAAAGAATTAAGTTAAAAGGAAACAATTTAGATAGTTATGAAGATTATTTAAAAATAGCAAGAAAAGGTTATTTGCGGCCATCTGCAGGGTGTGGGATAGGCATAGAGCGATTTACTCGTTATATAATGGGATTGGAACATGTTGAAAAAACTAGATTATTTGCAAAAGTACCGGGTCAATTTTCTATATAA
- a CDS encoding glycosyltransferase family 4 protein produces the protein MTFVKIISAFVLSVVLTPLMIKIAKKYNIVDKPDNKLKSHKSPTPYLGGIAIFLSILPFYILDIGFILPASILTFIGLYDDMKNVSPFLRLISEFLVVSMAVYMVGGIRNPYHFVLLVITGIALVNGVNMVDGMDGVCAGTVVISLIFFAVISKNYDLLIFVSAIMGFLLYNFYPAKIFLGDAGSYLLGFMLFYSFSFLSGKSGRGGYFISLIITGFFFVDLFYAVLRRLLNKRSPFLGDKEHIYDKIRKKYNIPPIKVSLVTYIISFVFGIIGLIAWDFQVIGVIIVIAVFLFIGYHFELYKYQF, from the coding sequence ATGACTTTTGTTAAAATTATATCCGCATTTGTGTTATCAGTTGTTTTAACACCATTGATGATAAAAATAGCAAAAAAGTACAATATTGTTGATAAGCCTGATAATAAATTGAAATCACATAAATCTCCTACCCCTTATTTAGGTGGAATAGCAATATTTTTATCAATATTACCTTTTTATATTCTTGATATAGGTTTTATTTTACCAGCCTCTATTTTAACATTTATTGGTTTGTATGATGATATGAAAAATGTTTCTCCATTTTTGCGACTAATATCTGAGTTCTTAGTTGTTTCTATGGCAGTGTATATGGTTGGAGGAATAAGAAATCCTTATCATTTTGTCTTGCTTGTGATAACAGGTATAGCTTTAGTTAATGGAGTAAATATGGTAGATGGAATGGATGGAGTATGTGCAGGTACAGTAGTAATTAGTTTGATTTTTTTTGCTGTGATTTCAAAAAACTATGACTTATTAATTTTTGTTTCAGCAATAATGGGATTTTTATTGTATAATTTCTATCCTGCAAAAATCTTTTTAGGGGATGCTGGTTCTTATCTTCTTGGATTTATGTTATTTTATTCATTTTCATTTCTTTCTGGAAAATCTGGCAGAGGAGGTTATTTTATATCGCTTATAATAACTGGTTTTTTCTTTGTAGACTTATTTTATGCAGTATTAAGAAGACTTTTAAATAAAAGATCTCCTTTTTTGGGAGACAAAGAACACATCTATGATAAAATTCGAAAAAAATACAACATTCCTCCAATAAAAGTTTCACTTGTTACATATATAATCTCTTTTGTTTTTGGAATCATTGGCCTAATAGCTTGGGATTTTCAAGTTATAGGTGTTATAATAGTGATAGCAGTGTTCCTGTTTATTGGCTACCATTTTGAATTATATAAATATCAATTTTGA
- a CDS encoding sodium ion-translocating decarboxylase subunit beta, producing the protein MSLNEIFSFFSNSGFASINWSQIVMIAIGLGIIYIAIVKHAEPLLLIPLGFGMIMANIPPELTGILLPPQNGQPGGLLWYIKQGMELGIYPPLIFLGIGALTDFSYLIADPRLILLGGAAQVGIFITFILASLLGFDLRAAASISIIGGADGPTAIYLASKFSPDMLSVIAIAAYSYISLIPILQPPVSKLLTTKRERKIRMKKLRNVSKKERIIFPILTTILVSMIVPQTLPLIGMLMLGNLLKETGLTGRLAEAASRYICDTVTILLMLSVGASATADIFLSLGTLKIILLGAFAFVSSLASGIIFAKFMNLFSKEKINPLIGAAGVSAVPDSARVAQRLAQEADPGNFILMHAMGPNVAGVIGSAIVAGFFLSIL; encoded by the coding sequence ATGTCTCTAAATGAGATCTTTAGTTTTTTTTCTAATAGTGGCTTTGCAAGCATAAATTGGTCACAAATTGTTATGATTGCCATTGGTCTTGGTATTATTTACATTGCTATCGTAAAACATGCTGAACCTCTTCTTTTAATCCCGCTAGGTTTTGGAATGATCATGGCTAATATACCTCCTGAATTGACAGGAATCCTTTTGCCTCCTCAAAATGGTCAACCGGGTGGTTTATTGTGGTATATTAAACAAGGAATGGAATTGGGAATATACCCCCCTTTAATATTTCTTGGAATAGGTGCTTTAACAGATTTTTCATATTTGATTGCAGATCCTAGGTTAATATTGTTGGGTGGAGCAGCACAAGTCGGTATATTTATTACTTTTATTCTGGCAAGTTTATTAGGTTTTGATTTGCGTGCAGCTGCATCTATTTCTATAATTGGTGGGGCGGATGGACCTACAGCTATATATCTAGCTTCAAAATTTTCTCCTGATATGTTATCTGTAATAGCTATTGCAGCTTATTCTTATATTTCTCTCATTCCTATTTTACAACCACCAGTTTCGAAGTTATTGACAACCAAGAGAGAAAGAAAAATTAGAATGAAAAAACTAAGAAATGTTTCAAAGAAAGAAAGAATTATATTTCCAATTTTAACAACAATATTAGTTTCTATGATAGTTCCCCAAACATTACCTTTGATTGGTATGTTAATGTTAGGAAATCTTCTAAAAGAAACTGGATTGACGGGGAGATTAGCAGAAGCAGCGTCTAGGTATATTTGTGATACAGTTACAATCTTACTTATGCTTTCGGTAGGTGCTTCGGCTACAGCTGATATTTTTTTATCTCTCGGTACGTTAAAAATCATTCTTTTGGGAGCATTTGCTTTTGTTAGCTCTTTAGCCAGTGGAATTATTTTTGCAAAATTTATGAATCTATTTTCTAAGGAAAAAATAAATCCATTGATCGGAGCTGCAGGAGTTTCAGCTGTTCCTGATTCTGCAAGAGTTGCTCAACGATTAGCTCAAGAGGCAGATCCTGGGAATTTTATTTTGATGCATGCAATGGGACCAAATGTCGCTGGAGTAATAGGTTCTGCTATTGTTGCAGGTTTTTTCTTAAGTATTCTTTAA
- a CDS encoding DUF4895 domain-containing protein has product MKELTQYALSYLEKYNSLLADEFQHYFFASVFDKSNTFPVYTILVDKEGRNIEILGPDHPSKVMSVLYPTLFPNAIFLETKYKEIAQKYKKIVYPETSFGIVQSPLKLVAYRAYGDERFIKKLIFTEKLKGQNYLSLSMSINDKTLQFIIDHFKKWVDGVFYFPYLSDIHIVYKLPENIESNKVSIYIELGRMLKEKVLKKYTFLENSYKLPEMKIKEPVIAVFKIPADKITEVDFQELYETMIEKISKIVLEIDKIEID; this is encoded by the coding sequence TTGAAAGAGCTTACACAATATGCATTAAGCTATTTAGAAAAATATAATAGTTTGTTAGCTGATGAGTTTCAACACTATTTTTTTGCTAGTGTATTTGATAAAAGTAATACTTTTCCTGTTTACACAATTTTAGTAGACAAAGAAGGAAGAAACATAGAAATTCTAGGACCAGATCATCCAAGTAAAGTTATGAGTGTTTTGTATCCAACTTTATTTCCTAATGCAATTTTTTTAGAAACAAAATACAAAGAAATAGCTCAAAAATATAAAAAAATAGTCTATCCTGAGACCTCATTTGGGATTGTTCAGTCTCCTTTAAAGTTGGTTGCCTACAGGGCATATGGTGATGAAAGATTCATTAAAAAACTAATTTTTACAGAGAAGCTAAAAGGACAAAATTATCTCTCTCTTAGTATGAGTATAAATGATAAGACTCTTCAATTTATAATTGATCATTTCAAAAAATGGGTAGATGGAGTTTTTTATTTTCCATATTTAAGTGACATCCATATTGTGTATAAACTACCTGAAAATATTGAAAGTAATAAAGTATCGATTTATATAGAACTTGGTAGGATGCTGAAAGAAAAAGTATTGAAAAAGTATACTTTTTTAGAGAATTCTTACAAACTTCCTGAAATGAAGATAAAAGAACCAGTAATTGCAGTTTTTAAGATTCCAGCAGATAAGATAACCGAGGTTGATTTTCAAGAGTTGTATGAGACAATGATTGAAAAAATATCTAAGATTGTGCTTGAAATAGATAAAATTGAGATTGATTAG
- a CDS encoding 50S ribosomal protein L11 methyltransferase: MGKYREVIYKLKDKEAESLIIEDLNMIDFSKFFIEEDAERSINLLKLYFNLKDEYEKEVLSRLAKYNLELVADQILEEKNWLDEWIKSVKVFEFIDGVWINPYLDKKVEKPGLVLNIVPGSAFGTGTHTTTKLAAKLLSEIGCEGKYVLDVGTGSGILAVYAKKMGARYVKAVDNDIFAVEKAQEAAKLNKVDIDIQKSDLLKDINTDIKYDILVSNIIAEVLIELIEDPKFHIILNNKANIVFSGIIKEKEDIMLTEAKKYGLELKKRMEDVGWVALWFQKVI, encoded by the coding sequence ATGGGTAAATACCGTGAAGTGATTTATAAACTAAAAGATAAAGAGGCAGAATCATTAATTATTGAAGATCTAAACATGATCGATTTTTCAAAGTTTTTTATTGAAGAAGATGCGGAACGATCTATAAACCTGTTGAAATTATATTTTAACCTTAAAGATGAGTACGAAAAAGAAGTCCTATCCAGATTAGCTAAATATAATTTGGAGTTAGTAGCTGACCAAATACTTGAGGAAAAAAATTGGCTCGATGAATGGATAAAATCAGTCAAGGTTTTTGAGTTTATTGACGGAGTTTGGATAAATCCTTATTTAGATAAAAAGGTTGAAAAACCAGGGCTTGTTCTTAACATCGTTCCAGGAAGTGCATTTGGAACTGGAACTCATACAACTACTAAGTTGGCTGCTAAATTGTTAAGTGAAATTGGCTGTGAAGGTAAGTATGTTTTAGATGTAGGTACAGGTAGCGGCATCTTAGCTGTTTATGCTAAAAAAATGGGAGCAAGATATGTAAAGGCAGTAGATAACGACATTTTTGCGGTTGAAAAAGCCCAAGAGGCTGCTAAATTAAATAAGGTAGACATTGACATTCAAAAATCAGATCTATTGAAAGATATAAATACAGATATAAAATATGATATATTAGTTTCGAATATTATAGCAGAAGTTTTAATAGAATTGATTGAAGATCCTAAGTTTCATATTATTTTAAATAACAAAGCCAATATTGTCTTTTCAGGTATAATAAAGGAAAAAGAAGATATAATGTTAACAGAGGCAAAAAAATATGGTTTAGAGCTTAAAAAAAGAATGGAGGATGTTGGTTGGGTTGCTCTTTGGTTTCAAAAAGTGATTTAG
- the uvrC gene encoding excinuclease ABC subunit UvrC: MIDRIVLKDIPKKPGVYVFKNIDGEPIYIGKAKNLKNRVSSYFNKNNYIGYEKVPIMLEEAVNLDYIVTSNENQAFILEANLIYIHKPKYNIMLKDTRVYPYILVTEERYPRIKYVRVKKEEKGRYFGPYSDVKFVKDVIEVLQSVYKVRSCNRNLERKSKPCFLYHLGKCYGPCYTDVDEDIYNKSVKKVIDFLSGNISEVENYLNKMMIEYAELKNFEKAAQMRDTLYKLESLFEEVAVEYKNGVNIDIIMYEPPVYVVLIVRKGYLISKLSFTLEGKLNDFLHQYYIVRNNELPTTILTMYEEKVDEDILNFLSEKGLKRIEKIGKNSKLYDIAYKNLNEEIKRQKDLSSSLKLTKEILSLKKIPNVIEGIDISHLQGLYTVASVVCFENGKPKKENYRKYRLDNIKIPDDYESIKAVIKRRYSNYSLPDLLFIDGGKGQVNSAVEALEEIGFSLKDVDVVGIAKEDERIVFPGEIPDLHLPLDHPVLRLLIYVRDETHRFAIGFNRRLRTKRYERTKLDQIPGVGPKRKKQLIQHFGGINKIREAPIEEIAKVVKSQIIAERIKEYLGEE, translated from the coding sequence TTGATAGATAGAATTGTTTTGAAAGATATACCTAAAAAACCCGGAGTTTATGTTTTTAAAAATATTGATGGTGAACCTATCTATATAGGAAAAGCTAAAAATCTTAAAAATAGAGTATCTTCATATTTTAATAAAAATAATTATATAGGATATGAAAAAGTTCCAATAATGCTAGAAGAGGCTGTAAATTTAGATTATATTGTAACTTCAAACGAAAATCAAGCCTTTATCTTAGAGGCAAATCTAATTTATATCCATAAACCAAAATATAACATTATGCTTAAAGACACAAGAGTTTATCCATACATACTAGTTACTGAAGAAAGATATCCTAGAATAAAGTATGTCAGAGTTAAAAAGGAAGAAAAAGGAAGATATTTCGGACCATATTCAGATGTTAAATTTGTAAAAGACGTGATAGAAGTACTTCAAAGTGTATATAAAGTAAGAAGTTGTAATAGAAATTTAGAAAGAAAAAGCAAACCATGTTTTCTATACCATTTAGGAAAATGCTATGGTCCTTGCTACACAGATGTTGATGAGGATATTTATAACAAATCCGTAAAGAAAGTTATAGATTTTCTTTCTGGAAATATAAGTGAAGTAGAAAATTATTTGAATAAAATGATGATAGAATATGCAGAATTAAAAAATTTTGAAAAAGCTGCTCAAATGAGAGATACTTTGTATAAACTTGAAAGCTTATTTGAAGAAGTAGCTGTAGAATACAAAAATGGGGTCAATATTGATATTATCATGTATGAACCTCCAGTGTATGTCGTACTTATAGTAAGAAAAGGATATTTAATATCAAAATTATCTTTTACTTTGGAAGGAAAGTTAAATGACTTTTTGCATCAATATTATATAGTAAGAAACAACGAATTGCCTACTACTATTTTGACTATGTATGAAGAAAAAGTTGATGAGGATATACTTAATTTTTTATCAGAAAAAGGATTAAAAAGGATTGAAAAAATTGGAAAAAATTCGAAGCTTTATGATATAGCCTACAAAAATCTTAATGAAGAAATCAAGAGACAAAAAGATCTAAGCAGCTCTTTAAAGTTAACGAAAGAAATACTATCTCTAAAAAAAATACCGAATGTAATTGAAGGAATCGATATTTCTCATTTACAGGGATTATATACAGTTGCGTCAGTTGTTTGCTTTGAAAATGGAAAACCTAAAAAGGAGAATTATAGAAAGTATAGGCTTGATAACATAAAAATTCCGGATGACTACGAAAGTATAAAAGCAGTTATTAAAAGAAGATATAGTAACTACTCGCTTCCTGATCTATTGTTTATCGACGGAGGCAAGGGTCAAGTAAATTCTGCAGTAGAAGCGCTGGAAGAAATAGGTTTTTCTTTAAAAGATGTTGATGTAGTCGGGATAGCTAAGGAGGACGAAAGAATAGTATTTCCAGGAGAAATTCCTGACCTACACTTACCCTTAGATCACCCAGTTTTGCGATTGTTAATTTACGTGAGAGACGAGACACACAGGTTTGCTATAGGATTTAATAGAAGGCTTAGAACAAAAAGATATGAAAGAACAAAATTAGACCAAATTCCTGGGGTTGGACCAAAAAGGAAAAAACAATTAATTCAACATTTTGGTGGTATTAACAAGATACGAGAAGCACCTATTGAAGAAATTGCCAAAGTAGTGAAAAGTCAAATAATAGCCGAACGAATAAAAGAGTATCTAGGAGAGGAATAA
- a CDS encoding DUF501 domain-containing protein, which yields MGCSLVSKSDLDIIYNQLNRKVDNILSITLRCKYNYPQVIQCYPLKDNKPFPTLYWVTCPYLVEVVSKLESESLIATLEKKVFENSELKEQLFQAHLEEIKKRVIILGDQLEQLPRNIKKKIEESGIGGTADFNKIKCLHMHLASFLSKEPNPIGQIVSNMISEKNCLDERCKSFIS from the coding sequence TTGGGTTGCTCTTTGGTTTCAAAAAGTGATTTAGATATTATTTATAATCAGTTAAACAGAAAAGTAGATAATATTCTATCGATTACATTAAGATGTAAGTATAATTATCCCCAAGTAATACAATGTTATCCTCTTAAAGATAATAAACCTTTTCCTACACTGTATTGGGTTACGTGTCCCTATTTAGTTGAAGTTGTTTCTAAGCTCGAATCGGAAAGTTTGATAGCGACTCTTGAGAAAAAAGTATTTGAAAACTCTGAATTGAAAGAACAACTCTTTCAAGCTCATCTTGAAGAAATAAAAAAGCGGGTAATAATATTAGGAGATCAATTAGAACAATTACCTCGCAACATTAAGAAGAAAATTGAAGAAAGCGGAATTGGTGGAACTGCTGACTTTAATAAAATAAAATGTCTTCATATGCATTTGGCTTCTTTTTTATCAAAAGAACCAAATCCCATAGGGCAAATTGTAAGCAATATGATTTCTGAAAAGAATTGCTTAGATGAAAGATGTAAAAGTTTCATTAGTTAG